The Manihot esculenta cultivar AM560-2 chromosome 11, M.esculenta_v8, whole genome shotgun sequence genome includes a region encoding these proteins:
- the LOC110626746 gene encoding probable GTP diphosphokinase RSH2, chloroplastic isoform X2, whose protein sequence is MAVSTIALYASPPSSVCSAPHPCQINSHATYDFELNSRTSATPSSSASSHKSVVGGLSCLFSSSPVKHSSFSGDREELGSLWHDRGEDLKELSCSFRFSPSKYLGGSSIKRDQSPISVLQGPVSCSTSPPVRIARERSADIGFQSSIHGSFRSGTSGLFNGFVRNALGSCVDYDSPSFEVHSVGTDVGSSSVAADELTFNMEDTFVEANNEPYAKELLLGAQMRHKVFFDDFVIKAFYEAEKAHRGQMRASGDPYLQHCVETAVLLATIGANSTVVAAGLLHDTLDDAFLSYDYILRTFGAGVADLVEGVSKLSHLSKLARENNTASKTVEADRLHTMFLAMADARAVLIKLADRLHNMMTLDALPLIKQQRFAKETLEIFAPLANRLGIFSWKEQLENLCFKHLNPEQHRDLSSRLVLSFDEAMITSAIEKLEQALKDEGISYHVLSGRHKSLYSIYCKMLKKKLNMDEIHDIHGLRLILENEEDCYRALGVVHQLWAELPGKFKDYINHPKFNGYQSLHTVVRPEGMVPLEVQIRTKQMHLQAEFGFAAHWRYKEGDCQHSSFVLQMVEWARWVLTWQCEAMSKDRPSNGHADSVKSPCAFPTHSDDCPYSYKPQCGQDGPVFVIMIENDKV, encoded by the exons ATGGCTGTCTCAACGATAGCTTTATATGCGAGCCCGCCTAGCAGCGTATGTTCAGCGCCACATCCGTGCCAAATCAACTCACACGCAACGTATGATTTTGAGTTGAACTCGAGAACTTCAGCGACACCTTCATCTAGTGCATCTTCGCATAAATCTGTGGTTGGAGGCTTGTCCTGTTTGTTTTCGTCTTCACCAGTGAAACATTCATCGTTTTCGGGTGACAGAGAGGAGCTGGGGTCTTTGTGGCATGATAGAGGAGAGGATTTGAAGGAATTGAGCTGTTCGTTTCGGTTTTCACCGAGTAAATATCTCGGTGGGTCCTCTATAAAGAGGGATCAAAGTCCAATTTCGGTGTTGCAAGGTCCAGTCTCGTGTTCTACTAGTCCTCCCGTGAGGATTGCTCGAGAAAGAAGCGCTGATATCGGTTTCCAAAGTTCGATTCATGGTTCATTTCGCAGTGGGACTAGTGGACTGTTTAATGGGTTCGTGAGAAATGCGCTGGGTTCCTGTGTTGACTATGATTCGCCTAGTTTTGAGGTTCACAGTGTTGGGACTGATGTGGGTTCCTCATCTGTTGCTGCTGATGAACTGACATTTAACATGGAGGATACATTTGTGGAGGCTAATAATGAGCCTTATGCCAAAGAATTGCTGCTAGGGGCACAGATGAGGCACAAAGTATTCTTCGATGATTTTGTTATCAAGGCTTTTTATGAAGCTGAGAAAGCACATAGAGGACAG ATGCGGGCAAGTGGGGATCCATATTTGCAGCATTGTGTGGAGACTGCAGTTTTGCTCGCAACTATTGGCGCTAACTCTACAGTGGTTGCTGCAGGGCTTTTACATGATACTCTTGATGATGCTTTTTTAAGCTATGACTATATCCTTAGGACATTTGGAGCTGGGGTAGCCGATTTGGTGGAAGGG GTATCTAAGCTTAGTCACTTGAGTAAGCTTGCACGTGAGAACAACACAGCAAGCAAGACTGTTGAAGCAGATCGGTTGCATACCATGTTCCTTGCTATGGCAGATGCCAGGGCTGTCCTGATAAAGTTGGCAGATcgattgcataatatgatgacaTTAGATGCATTGCCTTTGATCAAGCAACAGAGATTTGCTAAGGAGACTTTAGAGATATTTGCTCCATTGGCAAATCGTTTAGGAATCTTTAGTTGGAAAGAGCAATTAGAGAACCTGTGTTTCAAGCATCTCAACCCAGAGCAGCACAGAGATTTGTCCTCTAGACTTGTGCTGTCATTTGATGAGGCAATGATTACTTCTGCAATAGAGAAATTGGAGCAAGCTCTTAAGGATGAAGGCATTTCATACCATGTTCTGTCTGGACGGCATAAAAGCTTGTATAGCATTTATTGCAAAATGTTGAA GAAGAAGCTCAACATGGATGAGATTCATGATATTCATGGTCTGCGTCTGATTCTTGAAAATGAGGAAGACTGCTATAGGGCATTGGGAGTTGTTCACCAGTTGTGGGCTGAATTACCTGGAAAATTCAAAGATTACATAAATCATCCTAAGTTCAATGG GTATCAATCTCTCCATACTGTAGTAAGGCCTGAAGGAATGGTGCCACTTGAAGTTCAAATCCGTACAAAGCAGATGCATTTGCAAGCTGAGTTTGGATTTGCAGCTCATTGGAGATACAAGGAAGGTGATTGCCAACACTCTTCATTTGTGCTTCAGATGGTTGAGTGGGCTCGATGGGTTCTGACATGGCAGTGTGAGGCAATGAGCAAAGACCGGCCTTCCAATGGCCATGCTGATTCCGTTAAGTCTCCCTGTGCATTCCCTACTCATTCTGATGATTGCCCATATTCCTACAAGCCCCAATGTGGCCAGGATGGACCTGTCTTTGTCATCATGATTGAGAATGACAAGGTTTGA